One genomic segment of Actinoplanes ianthinogenes includes these proteins:
- a CDS encoding sporulation protein: MVFKKMLQALGVGGPSVDTVLTNPNCRPGGFLEGQVHIVGGDHAVDVEYVAVGLMTRVEVESGDNEYQTNQEFHRQRLTGSFRLEAGARHDVPFRFEVPWQTPITEVYGQHLHGMTMGLATELEVARAVDKSDLDAVQVHPLPAQERILEALLRLGFRFHKADVERGRVYGVEQELPFYQEIEFYPPAQFAHGINQLELTFLPTPRKLQVVLELDKRGGLFTEGHDAFGSFDVDYATVDQVDWTAQLNNWLQQSARRRGIF; encoded by the coding sequence GTGGTCTTCAAGAAGATGCTCCAGGCGCTCGGCGTGGGCGGACCGTCCGTCGACACCGTGCTGACCAACCCGAACTGCCGTCCCGGCGGTTTCCTGGAAGGCCAGGTGCACATCGTCGGCGGCGACCACGCGGTCGACGTCGAATATGTCGCGGTCGGCCTGATGACCCGGGTCGAGGTGGAGAGCGGCGACAACGAGTACCAGACGAACCAGGAGTTCCACCGTCAGCGGCTGACCGGCTCGTTCCGGCTGGAGGCCGGCGCCCGGCACGACGTGCCGTTCCGCTTCGAGGTGCCGTGGCAGACGCCGATCACCGAGGTGTACGGCCAGCACCTGCACGGCATGACGATGGGCCTGGCCACCGAGCTGGAGGTGGCCCGCGCGGTGGACAAGTCCGACCTGGACGCGGTGCAGGTGCACCCGCTGCCCGCCCAGGAGCGGATCCTGGAGGCGCTGCTGCGGCTCGGCTTCCGGTTCCACAAGGCGGACGTGGAGCGCGGCCGGGTGTACGGCGTCGAGCAGGAGCTGCCGTTCTACCAGGAGATCGAGTTCTACCCGCCGGCGCAGTTCGCGCACGGGATCAACCAGCTGGAGCTGACCTTCCTGCCCACGCCGCGCAAGCTTCAGGTGGTGCTGGAGCTGGACAAGCGCGGCGGGTTGTTCACCGAGGGGCACGACGCGTTCGGCAGTTTCGACGTGGACTACGCGACGGTGGATCAGGTGGACTGGACCGCCCAGCTGAACAACTGGCTTCAGCAGTCGGCCCGCCGCCGCGGCATCTTCTGA
- a CDS encoding methyl-accepting chemotaxis protein: MPLTSTTGGRTTEARPARPVATTTAARPARSGADGDANRRQARSVAKQQQAAERIATATAEISAQNAEAAEASRQLTESMQQIAAGAEQASGATQQSLAAMNQIEDRVNRQQQTTTQVAELSQALQGLLNETRTGISNLLANVDSASTRQTASVATITELEKQADEIGEIVKTVAHIADQTNLLALNAAIEAARARQHGKGFAVVADEVRTLAETSERSARQIRDLIDEVRSSVTEIAGAVQTSAETARSEVEKGKTITSQLETIRADMSTIMAGAVEMATAAERAKQSAGNAKQRSEEIAAAAEQQSAACEESLQTVSQQSQALRQSEQAAEALAEVAETLRSSTDIAKSAEDVASTAEQLSAAVEEINRAATQINVAINEINTGARTAAEKGEQTAAAVSEIERGAQLSSERGGAAVERSDAILELLATNKEAVDSMINAIGQAAREGIENVRKVTELEQISRRIDKIVDAIANVSIQTNMLAVNGSVESARAGEFGKGFAVVSTDIRNLARDSAENADRIKDLVKSVQDRIVEVRGDLEETSRLSLAEVESAKATTARLEEIERDMQQVRGGNSEVQEGADQIAKVLGEVKIGLEQISSSANQAEQLAGQASTAAREQAQGAEELAAAVEEIAALADELQNAG; encoded by the coding sequence ATGCCCCTCACCAGCACCACCGGCGGGCGTACCACCGAAGCGCGGCCTGCCCGGCCGGTGGCCACGACCACCGCCGCGCGGCCCGCCCGGTCCGGCGCGGACGGCGACGCCAACCGGCGGCAGGCCCGCTCGGTGGCCAAGCAGCAACAGGCGGCCGAGCGGATCGCCACCGCCACCGCGGAGATCTCCGCGCAGAACGCCGAGGCCGCCGAGGCGTCGCGCCAGCTCACCGAGTCGATGCAGCAGATCGCCGCGGGCGCTGAGCAGGCGTCCGGCGCGACCCAGCAGAGCCTTGCCGCGATGAACCAGATCGAGGACCGGGTCAACCGCCAGCAGCAGACCACCACCCAGGTCGCCGAGCTCAGCCAGGCCCTGCAGGGCCTGCTGAACGAGACCCGGACCGGGATCAGCAACCTGCTGGCGAACGTGGACAGCGCGTCCACCCGGCAGACCGCGTCGGTGGCCACGATCACCGAGCTGGAGAAGCAGGCCGACGAGATCGGCGAGATCGTCAAGACGGTGGCGCACATCGCCGACCAGACCAACCTGCTGGCGCTCAACGCCGCGATCGAGGCGGCCCGGGCCCGGCAGCACGGCAAGGGCTTCGCGGTGGTCGCCGACGAGGTGCGCACGCTGGCCGAGACCAGCGAGCGCAGCGCCCGGCAGATCCGCGACCTGATCGACGAGGTCCGCAGCTCGGTGACCGAGATCGCCGGAGCGGTGCAGACCTCCGCGGAGACGGCGCGCAGCGAGGTCGAGAAGGGCAAGACGATCACCTCGCAGCTGGAGACGATCCGGGCCGACATGAGCACGATCATGGCCGGTGCGGTGGAGATGGCCACCGCGGCCGAGCGTGCCAAGCAGTCGGCGGGCAACGCCAAGCAGCGGTCCGAGGAGATCGCCGCGGCCGCCGAGCAGCAGTCCGCGGCGTGCGAGGAGTCGCTCCAGACGGTCAGCCAGCAGTCCCAGGCGCTGCGGCAGAGCGAGCAGGCGGCCGAGGCGCTGGCCGAGGTGGCCGAGACGCTGCGCAGCAGCACCGACATCGCGAAGAGCGCCGAGGACGTGGCCTCGACCGCCGAGCAGTTGTCCGCGGCGGTCGAGGAGATCAACCGGGCGGCCACGCAGATCAACGTGGCGATCAACGAGATCAACACCGGGGCACGGACCGCTGCCGAGAAGGGTGAGCAGACCGCCGCGGCGGTGTCCGAGATCGAGCGGGGCGCCCAGCTCTCGTCGGAGCGCGGCGGCGCCGCGGTGGAGCGCTCGGACGCGATCCTGGAGCTGCTGGCCACCAACAAGGAGGCGGTCGACTCGATGATCAACGCGATCGGCCAGGCGGCCCGCGAGGGCATCGAGAACGTCCGCAAGGTGACCGAGCTGGAGCAGATCTCCCGCCGGATCGACAAGATCGTCGACGCCATCGCGAACGTCTCGATCCAGACCAACATGCTCGCCGTGAACGGTTCGGTCGAGTCGGCCCGGGCCGGCGAGTTCGGCAAGGGCTTCGCCGTGGTCTCCACCGACATCCGTAACCTGGCGCGCGACTCGGCGGAGAACGCCGACCGGATCAAGGACCTGGTCAAGTCGGTGCAGGACCGGATCGTCGAGGTCCGCGGCGACCTGGAGGAGACCAGCCGGCTGTCGCTGGCCGAGGTGGAGTCGGCGAAGGCCACCACCGCCCGGCTCGAGGAGATCGAGCGGGACATGCAGCAGGTCCGGGGCGGCAACAGCGAGGTCCAGGAGGGCGCCGACCAGATCGCCAAGGTGCTCGGCGAGGTCAAGATCGGCCTGGAGCAGATCTCCTCGTCCGCGAACCAGGCCGAGCAGCTCGCCGGGCAGGCCTCGACCGCGGCCCGCGAGCAGGCGCAGGGCGCCGAGGAACTGGCCGCCGCGGTGGAGGAGATCGCCGCGCTCGCCGACGAACTGCAGAACGCCGGCTGA
- a CDS encoding HEAT repeat domain-containing protein, producing the protein MPQLLDTDELIRRLDDPDPERRREAALELAGTPEAVPELLARVGLETEPRVRDAVLTTLAGHDSEAVAAGLAVHLASDEAGLRTAVAEALATMPGSVPSLLPNLLAAPDHDVRVMTAMVLADLPHPEAKSWLVRMITDDPHPNVVTAAIDALLPAASAEHIGVLEAAVLRFPDDPFLTFTVRAALPRLSGTA; encoded by the coding sequence GTGCCACAGCTTCTCGACACCGACGAGCTGATCCGCCGGCTCGACGACCCGGATCCGGAGCGCCGCCGGGAGGCCGCGCTGGAGCTGGCCGGTACGCCCGAGGCGGTGCCCGAGCTGCTGGCCCGGGTCGGGCTGGAGACCGAGCCCCGGGTCCGGGACGCGGTGCTCACCACGCTGGCCGGGCACGACTCGGAGGCGGTGGCGGCCGGCCTGGCCGTGCACCTGGCCAGCGACGAGGCCGGGCTGCGGACCGCGGTGGCGGAGGCGCTGGCGACCATGCCGGGCTCGGTGCCGTCGCTGCTGCCCAACCTGCTGGCGGCGCCGGACCACGACGTCCGGGTGATGACCGCGATGGTCCTGGCCGACCTCCCGCACCCGGAGGCGAAGTCGTGGCTGGTCCGGATGATCACCGACGACCCGCACCCGAACGTGGTGACCGCCGCGATCGACGCCCTGCTGCCGGCCGCCTCGGCCGAGCACATCGGAGTCCTGGAGGCGGCCGTGCTGCGGTTCCCCGACGACCCGTTCCTGACCTTCACGGTCCGCGCGGCCCTGCCCCGGCTCTCCGGTACGGCGTGA
- a CDS encoding bifunctional GNAT family N-acetyltransferase/acetate--CoA ligase family protein, with protein MERSADVLLADGTAVHLRQIHPEDAPAIVEFHSRMSDRTRYLRYFSPYPRIPERDLHRFVNVDHRDREAFVTVAADGRITSVGRYERLGLDSPEAEVAFVVEDAQQGRGIGSVLLEHLADAARDHGISRFVAEVLPENGGMLRVFGDSGYQVQRRYADGVVHLSFPIAPTERSREVQESREHLTEARSIARLIAPRGIAIYGASASGHGIGAAMLGNLRDGGYTGAVVPVHPTAERIAGLRAYRKASDAGTPIDLAVIAVPAENVAEALADAAAAGAGGVVIGSAGFAEAGAEGASRQRALIETAHAAGLRVIGPSSFGIANTDPEIRLNATMAPRLPAAGRVGFFAQSGALGVALLAEADRRGLGLSSFVSAGNRADVSGNDLLQYWRDDPGTDVVLLYLETFGNPRKFARLARRMSRVKPVVAVASATRPKGLAGDLPGPDAHAVTALFARSGVIRVDTVQELFDVGMLLAHQPLPAGRRVAVVGNSSALAALAEVACRAAGLVVAEGYPHDLSPMASAHDLADALADAAVDDRVDALVVVFAPVVPGQQLSGEDADFAAALASVALAGEKPTVATLVFGRVPPRVPVYPSVEEAVRALARVVTYAEWLRRPPGIMPELSGVDPAAAEAAESATGLLTAYGISVVPSTAARSADEAVAAAAALGYPVALKAAGGGLRHRIDLGAVRLALADEDSLRTAYRELDTAFGPEVLVQSMVPPGVACVVEVVEDPAFGPVVGFGLGGVASELLGDLAWRAAPLTDRAAEALVDEPRAAPLLHGYRGSTPVDRQALIDLLLRVGRLADEHPRVRSLLLNPVLARPDGFSVLHAAIEVGDPGVRPDTGPRRLR; from the coding sequence ATGGAGCGCAGCGCAGACGTCCTGCTCGCCGACGGCACCGCCGTGCACCTGCGGCAGATCCACCCGGAGGACGCGCCGGCCATCGTGGAGTTCCACTCCCGGATGAGCGACCGCACCCGCTACCTGCGGTACTTCTCGCCCTACCCGCGGATCCCGGAGCGCGACCTGCACCGGTTCGTCAACGTCGACCACCGGGACCGGGAGGCGTTCGTCACGGTCGCGGCCGACGGCCGGATCACCTCGGTCGGCCGGTACGAGCGGCTCGGCCTGGACTCGCCCGAGGCCGAGGTCGCCTTCGTGGTGGAGGACGCGCAGCAGGGCCGGGGGATCGGCTCGGTGCTGCTGGAGCACCTGGCCGACGCGGCCCGCGATCACGGCATCTCCCGGTTCGTCGCCGAGGTGCTCCCGGAGAACGGCGGGATGCTGCGGGTCTTCGGCGACTCGGGCTACCAGGTGCAGCGCCGCTACGCGGACGGCGTGGTGCACCTGAGCTTCCCGATCGCGCCCACCGAGCGGTCCCGTGAGGTGCAGGAGTCCCGGGAGCACCTGACCGAGGCCCGGTCGATCGCCCGGCTGATCGCCCCGCGGGGCATCGCCATCTACGGCGCGAGCGCCAGCGGCCACGGCATCGGCGCGGCGATGCTCGGCAATCTGCGCGACGGCGGGTACACCGGCGCGGTGGTTCCGGTGCATCCCACCGCCGAGCGGATCGCCGGCCTGCGGGCGTACCGGAAGGCGTCCGATGCCGGCACCCCCATCGACCTGGCCGTGATCGCGGTCCCGGCGGAGAACGTCGCGGAGGCCCTGGCCGACGCGGCGGCGGCGGGCGCCGGCGGCGTGGTGATCGGCTCGGCCGGGTTCGCCGAGGCGGGCGCCGAGGGCGCGAGCCGGCAGCGCGCCCTGATCGAGACGGCGCACGCGGCCGGCCTGCGGGTGATCGGCCCGAGCAGCTTCGGGATCGCCAACACCGACCCGGAGATCCGGCTGAACGCGACCATGGCGCCGCGGCTGCCGGCCGCCGGCCGGGTCGGCTTCTTCGCGCAGAGCGGCGCGCTCGGGGTGGCGCTGCTGGCCGAGGCGGACCGGCGCGGCCTGGGGCTGTCCAGCTTCGTCTCGGCCGGCAACCGGGCCGACGTCTCCGGCAACGACCTGTTGCAGTACTGGCGGGACGATCCCGGCACCGACGTGGTGCTGCTCTATCTGGAGACGTTCGGCAACCCGCGCAAGTTCGCCCGGCTGGCCCGCCGGATGAGCCGGGTCAAGCCGGTGGTCGCGGTGGCCTCGGCGACCCGCCCGAAAGGATTGGCCGGCGACCTGCCCGGTCCGGACGCGCACGCGGTGACCGCCCTGTTCGCCCGGTCCGGGGTGATCCGGGTGGACACCGTGCAGGAGCTCTTCGACGTCGGCATGCTGCTGGCCCACCAGCCGCTGCCGGCCGGCCGGCGGGTCGCCGTGGTCGGCAACTCGTCGGCGCTGGCCGCGCTCGCCGAGGTGGCCTGCCGGGCGGCCGGCCTGGTGGTGGCCGAGGGCTACCCGCACGACCTGAGCCCGATGGCGTCCGCGCACGACCTGGCCGACGCGCTCGCCGACGCCGCGGTCGACGACCGGGTGGACGCGCTGGTGGTGGTCTTCGCGCCGGTGGTGCCCGGCCAGCAGCTGTCCGGGGAGGACGCGGACTTCGCGGCGGCGCTGGCCAGCGTGGCGCTCGCCGGGGAGAAACCGACCGTGGCGACGCTGGTGTTCGGCCGGGTGCCGCCGCGCGTCCCGGTCTACCCCTCGGTCGAGGAGGCGGTCCGCGCGCTGGCGCGGGTGGTCACCTACGCGGAGTGGCTGCGGCGGCCGCCGGGGATCATGCCGGAGCTGTCCGGGGTGGATCCGGCCGCCGCCGAGGCCGCCGAGTCGGCGACCGGCCTGCTGACCGCCTACGGGATCTCGGTGGTGCCGTCGACGGCCGCCCGCTCCGCGGACGAGGCGGTCGCGGCCGCGGCGGCGCTCGGCTATCCGGTCGCGCTCAAGGCCGCGGGCGGTGGCTTGCGCCACCGGATCGATCTCGGCGCGGTGCGGCTCGCTCTGGCCGACGAGGATTCCTTGCGTACGGCCTATCGCGAGCTGGACACCGCGTTCGGTCCGGAGGTGCTCGTGCAATCCATGGTCCCGCCGGGCGTGGCGTGCGTGGTCGAGGTGGTGGAGGACCCGGCGTTCGGGCCGGTGGTCGGGTTCGGCCTCGGCGGGGTGGCCAGTGAGCTGCTCGGCGACCTGGCGTGGCGGGCCGCCCCGCTGACCGACCGGGCGGCCGAGGCGCTGGTCGACGAGCCGCGGGCGGCGCCGCTGCTGCACGGTTACCGGGGCTCCACCCCGGTCGACCGGCAAGCGCTGATCGACCTGCTGCTGCGGGTGGGCCGGCTCGCCGACGAGCATCCGCGGGTGCGGTCGCTGCTGCTCAACCCGGTGCTGGCGCGGCCGGACGGATTCTCGGTGCTGCACGCCGCGATCGAGGTCGGCGATCCGGGTGTGCGCCCGGACACCGGTCCCCGCCGCCTGCGCTGA
- the cheB gene encoding chemotaxis-specific protein-glutamate methyltransferase CheB, whose product MPTSVLVVDDSALMRRALKGMLTDAGDFDVHTARNGVDALEQLDRVRPDVVTLDINMPEMDGLTCLAKIMEERPTPVVMVSSLTEHNALVTLEALELGAIDYVPKPGGTVSLNIDEVSGELVRKVRGAAKAKVKKAGGLSARIRAQSEKAAAAPPRRKPGAVGTVDLVLIGSSTGGPALLSEVLPQLPATLGAPVVLAQHIPASFTGPLARRLDDECRLRVHEVDRIMTVRPGNIYIGRGGADVVVARRSDGLIVKSVPAAEEYRWHPSVDRMVASASRYLDPARLVCVLLTGMGDDGAKEMAAVKAAGGRTIAEAEETAVVWGMPGELARRGGATEVLPAYEIADRLADWVR is encoded by the coding sequence GTGCCAACCTCGGTCCTGGTGGTCGACGACTCGGCGCTGATGCGCCGGGCGCTCAAGGGCATGCTCACCGATGCCGGCGACTTCGACGTGCACACCGCCCGCAACGGGGTGGACGCGCTGGAACAACTGGACCGCGTCCGCCCGGACGTGGTGACGCTGGACATCAACATGCCGGAGATGGACGGGCTCACCTGCCTCGCCAAGATCATGGAGGAGCGGCCCACCCCGGTGGTGATGGTCTCCTCGCTGACCGAGCACAACGCGCTGGTCACCCTGGAGGCACTGGAGCTGGGCGCGATCGACTACGTGCCGAAGCCGGGCGGCACCGTGTCGCTCAACATCGACGAGGTCTCCGGCGAGCTGGTCCGCAAGGTGCGCGGCGCGGCGAAGGCGAAGGTGAAGAAGGCCGGCGGCCTGAGCGCCCGGATCCGGGCGCAGAGCGAGAAGGCCGCCGCGGCGCCACCGCGCCGGAAGCCGGGCGCGGTGGGCACCGTCGACCTGGTGCTGATCGGGTCGTCCACCGGCGGCCCGGCGCTGCTCTCCGAGGTGCTCCCGCAACTGCCCGCCACGCTGGGCGCCCCGGTGGTGCTGGCCCAGCACATCCCGGCGTCGTTCACCGGTCCGCTGGCCCGCCGGCTGGACGACGAGTGCCGGCTGCGGGTGCACGAGGTGGACCGGATCATGACGGTCCGGCCCGGCAACATCTACATCGGCCGGGGTGGCGCCGACGTCGTGGTGGCCCGGCGCAGCGACGGGCTGATCGTCAAGAGTGTGCCGGCCGCCGAGGAGTACCGCTGGCATCCCAGCGTGGATCGGATGGTGGCGTCGGCCAGTCGTTACCTGGACCCGGCGCGGCTGGTCTGCGTGCTGCTGACCGGGATGGGCGACGACGGCGCCAAGGAGATGGCCGCGGTCAAGGCGGCCGGTGGGCGGACCATCGCCGAGGCCGAGGAGACCGCGGTGGTCTGGGGCATGCCGGGCGAGCTCGCCCGCCGGGGCGGGGCCACCGAGGTGCTGCCGGCGTACGAGATCGCCGACCGGCTTGCCGACTGGGTGCGCTGA
- the sigB gene encoding RNA polymerase sigma factor SigB, with translation MTDEVEPLADLDATDERGVSADLVRAYLNGIGRTRLLTAVEEVTLSKRIEAGLYAEEKLPAAGAELAPLLRVVIAEGRAAKNHLLEANLRLVVSIAKRYTGRGMAFLDLIQEGNLGLIRAVEKFDYTKGYKFSTYATWWIRQAITRAMADQARTIRIPVHMVEQVNRMVRARRDLATQLGREPSVAEIAVAMAVPEFQVIELISYDREPVSLDQAVGEDGESALGDFVAAVDPNQPGEGVAQGELRGQVEIVLATLSERESAVIRLRFGLDDGRQRTLDEVGREFGLSRERIRQIEKVTMLKLRDPERASRLEAYAV, from the coding sequence ATGACCGACGAGGTCGAGCCGCTGGCGGACCTCGACGCGACGGACGAGCGGGGCGTCTCCGCCGACCTGGTCCGGGCCTACCTGAACGGCATCGGCCGGACGCGCCTGCTCACCGCCGTCGAGGAGGTCACTCTCTCGAAGCGGATCGAGGCGGGCCTGTACGCCGAGGAGAAGCTCCCGGCGGCCGGCGCCGAGCTGGCCCCGCTGCTGCGGGTCGTCATCGCCGAGGGCCGGGCCGCCAAGAACCACCTGCTCGAGGCCAACCTGCGGCTCGTGGTCAGCATCGCGAAGCGGTACACCGGTCGCGGCATGGCGTTCCTGGACCTGATCCAGGAGGGCAACCTCGGCCTGATCCGCGCGGTCGAGAAGTTCGACTACACCAAGGGCTACAAGTTCTCCACGTACGCCACCTGGTGGATCCGCCAGGCGATCACCCGCGCCATGGCCGACCAGGCCCGCACCATCCGGATCCCGGTGCACATGGTCGAGCAGGTCAACCGCATGGTCCGCGCCCGCCGCGACCTGGCCACCCAGCTCGGCCGCGAGCCCAGCGTCGCGGAGATCGCGGTCGCGATGGCGGTGCCGGAGTTCCAGGTCATCGAGCTCATCTCGTACGACCGGGAGCCGGTCAGCCTGGACCAGGCGGTCGGCGAGGACGGCGAGAGCGCCCTCGGTGACTTCGTCGCCGCGGTCGACCCGAACCAGCCGGGCGAGGGCGTCGCCCAGGGCGAGCTGCGCGGCCAGGTCGAGATCGTGCTGGCCACCCTCTCCGAGCGCGAGTCCGCGGTGATCCGGCTGCGCTTCGGCCTGGACGACGGCCGTCAGCGCACCCTCGACGAGGTGGGCCGCGAGTTCGGCCTCAGCCGCGAGCGGATCCGCCAGATCGAGAAGGTGACGATGCTCAAGCTGCGCGACCCGGAGCGGGCCTCCCGCCTCGAGGCCTACGCGGTCTGA
- the dtd gene encoding D-aminoacyl-tRNA deacylase encodes MRALVQTVSRASVTVDDEIVGKIVDGLLVLVGVTHDDTLAKAAELARKTYELRILDEDRSASDVAAPLLVVSQFTLYGDARKGRRPTWNAAAPAEVAEPLIIAYVEALRARGATVETGRFRAHMLVESVNVGPRSVLLEL; translated from the coding sequence ATGCGGGCACTGGTGCAGACGGTCAGCCGGGCGAGCGTCACGGTCGACGACGAGATCGTCGGCAAGATCGTCGATGGCCTGCTGGTGCTGGTCGGGGTCACCCACGACGACACCCTGGCGAAGGCGGCCGAGCTCGCCCGCAAGACCTACGAGCTGCGCATCCTGGACGAGGACCGGTCCGCGTCGGACGTCGCCGCGCCGCTGCTGGTGGTCAGCCAGTTCACCCTGTACGGCGACGCGCGCAAGGGGCGCCGGCCGACCTGGAACGCGGCCGCGCCCGCCGAGGTCGCCGAGCCGCTGATCATCGCGTACGTGGAAGCGCTGCGCGCCCGGGGAGCGACCGTGGAGACCGGCCGCTTCCGGGCGCACATGCTGGTGGAGAGCGTGAACGTGGGACCGCGCTCGGTCCTGCTGGAGCTCTAG
- a CDS encoding chemotaxis protein CheW yields MSVDMDEAATADLDEDNADYVTFDMLGERYAFPMRRVQEIIRMPAVVKVPLGPPSLEGLANLRGRVLPVVNLRQCCSMAAAEHDETTRVIVVDGGVPLGFVVDRVASVISIDPQALEPADAVQATVRSDVLVGVIKSGDGEMTTVLDVDRLIGSQFTRLAQQRAGGGRDAAAARMPGGEDHEGESDDTLELVSFAVEGQEYALPIDQVQEIVQAPESVSHVPNAGSRVLGVIDLRGRLLPVVSMRQVFGLPVTPLEPQNRIVVVSLDDSVVGVVMDTVREVLRVPHQLVAPLPSVVTGDGRATEVESVVRLEDGKRLVSVLSVNRMFDSPEVRDEIADYREDDTEMTTDRAVQSDDSRGDEELFVVFRLDDEEYAVDVDTVQEIIRVPEALIRVPKSFDFVEGLVNLRGTVLPVVDLRTRLGLGRVERDERQRIVVLIIGGARTGFIVDSVAEVARVGRNVLEPAPELSAEQARVVSRVANLPDQQRMLLLVQVDQLLEASQAEVAAELCEAVVDEALAGV; encoded by the coding sequence ATGAGCGTGGACATGGACGAGGCCGCCACGGCGGACCTCGACGAGGACAACGCGGACTATGTCACCTTCGACATGCTGGGAGAGCGCTACGCCTTCCCGATGCGCCGGGTGCAGGAGATCATCCGGATGCCGGCCGTGGTGAAGGTGCCGCTCGGGCCGCCGTCCCTGGAGGGGCTGGCCAACCTGCGCGGCCGGGTCCTGCCGGTGGTCAACCTGCGGCAGTGCTGCTCGATGGCGGCGGCCGAGCACGACGAGACCACCCGGGTGATCGTGGTCGACGGCGGCGTGCCGCTCGGCTTCGTAGTGGACCGGGTGGCCAGCGTGATCAGCATCGACCCGCAGGCGCTGGAGCCGGCCGACGCGGTGCAGGCCACGGTCCGCTCCGACGTGCTGGTCGGGGTGATCAAGTCGGGTGACGGCGAGATGACCACGGTGCTCGACGTGGACCGGCTGATCGGCAGCCAGTTCACCCGGCTGGCGCAGCAGCGGGCCGGCGGCGGCCGGGACGCGGCGGCCGCCCGGATGCCCGGTGGCGAGGACCACGAGGGCGAGTCGGACGACACCCTGGAGCTGGTCAGCTTCGCGGTCGAGGGCCAGGAGTACGCCCTGCCGATCGATCAGGTGCAGGAGATCGTCCAGGCGCCCGAGTCGGTCAGCCACGTGCCGAACGCGGGCAGCCGGGTGCTCGGCGTGATCGACCTGCGCGGCCGGCTGCTGCCGGTGGTCAGCATGCGCCAGGTCTTCGGGCTTCCGGTGACCCCGCTGGAGCCGCAGAACCGGATCGTCGTGGTCTCGCTGGACGACAGCGTGGTCGGCGTGGTGATGGACACCGTGCGCGAGGTGCTGCGGGTGCCGCACCAGCTGGTCGCCCCGCTGCCCAGCGTGGTGACCGGCGACGGGCGGGCCACCGAGGTGGAGTCGGTGGTCCGGCTGGAGGACGGAAAGCGGCTGGTCTCGGTGCTGAGCGTGAACCGGATGTTCGACTCGCCCGAGGTGCGCGACGAGATCGCCGACTACCGGGAGGACGACACGGAGATGACCACGGACCGAGCGGTGCAGTCGGACGACAGCCGGGGCGACGAGGAACTGTTCGTGGTGTTCCGGCTGGACGACGAGGAGTACGCGGTCGACGTCGACACGGTCCAGGAGATCATCCGGGTGCCCGAGGCGCTGATCCGCGTACCGAAATCCTTTGATTTCGTCGAAGGTCTGGTGAATCTGCGCGGGACCGTGCTGCCGGTGGTCGACCTGCGCACCCGCCTCGGTCTGGGCCGGGTGGAGCGGGACGAACGGCAGCGGATCGTGGTGCTGATCATCGGCGGGGCCCGGACCGGGTTCATCGTCGACTCGGTCGCCGAGGTCGCCCGGGTCGGCCGCAACGTGCTGGAGCCGGCTCCGGAGCTCTCCGCCGAGCAGGCCCGGGTGGTCTCCCGGGTCGCCAACCTGCCCGACCAGCAGCGCATGCTGCTGCTGGTCCAGGTGGACCAGCTGCTGGAGGCCAGTCAGGCCGAGGTGGCGGCCGAGCTGTGCGAGGCCGTCGTCGACGAGGCTCTCGCCGGGGTTTGA